agaaaaaacatATCAACTGTCGGTCAGTCTTTCGAGTTATAAAAAACAAAAGCTGTGCAATTGTTATACGCTTGAAAGGCGGTCCATGGGAAAATAAATGACAAGTACTATTTAAAAGGCATCAACCTCTGAATATTCCCTTCGCCATTTTCTTCTTAATATAATTGTGGGAGATCCTTCTAGTTTCCACCGCGAGTGCTTTTGGAGTTGCTGGTGACACACTGGTTTGGGATTTAAAGATGGTTGCTGCGAGGTGGAACTGTTTTAGTTTTCAGTTGGTTTTTGCGATTAGCTTTATTTCTAGTATAGCTGAGGTTTGCAATGGAGGAAGAACCAGCAGTTTCGTAAGGAATAGTGACTTGTCTCGTGATATGCCACTGGACAGCGATGTGTTCCGGGTGCCTCCCGGCTACAATGCTCCCCAACAGGTatgttttctcttttttctttttttatctatTTCCTGTTCATATAAATTTTCTGCTTGTTAAATGGTTAATTTGTGATAGGCAGCTGAAGTTTCTTGAAGAACCTTTTTCCGTTTCTAAATAATCAGTTTTAGGAATCTATTTCAAAACTGTGAAGCCTTTCTTCCAATTGATTTAGTTGGGTTAATATTGTTTGATGATACAACTGAAGGTTCATATAACACAAGGGGACCATCTGGGGAATGCTGTGATCGTCTCTTGGGTAACTCCGGATGAACCTGGTTCAAATTCAGTCTTTTACTGGGCTGAAAACAGTGAACTCAAAAACAGTGCACAAGGCATTGTTCTTACTTACAAGTACTTCAATTACACTTCTGGTTTCATTCACCATTGCACCATCAGGGATTTGGAGGTTTGTACTTCCTCTGCTTTGTTTGAAATCTATGACATGAAAATATAATAGATTCTGCTTCTGGTCGGCCTAATTTCAGTTAGGTTTGTAGTTTGATACCAAGTATTACTATGAGGTTGGGATCGGGAATTCATCGAGACGATTCTGGTTTGTAACTCCCCCTGCAATTGGCCCTGACGTACCATACACTTTTGGTCTCATAGGTATTGTTAATGACTTTGTACGGAGGATTTAAGCCATAAAGTAACTTGTTGATGTGATTTTtacatttcaaaatttatcatGTGGGATGCTCCATGTGTATCCTGGTCTTACAACGTTGAGCATTTGAGTAGGTGATCTCGGGCAAACTCATGATTCAAACAGCACGCTCACCCACTATGAGTTAAACCCTGCAAAAGGACAGACACTATTGTTCCTGGGAGACCTCTCCTATGCGGATGCCTATCCATTTCATGACAACGCAAGATGGGATACATGGGGACGGTTTATTGAGCGAAATGCGGCATATCAACCTTGGATATGGACTGCTGGAAATCACGAAATTGATGTTGTTCCCGCAATAGTAGGCAACTTCCTGCTTTCTCCCTTGTCATTTTCTTATGAGTCGATGCATTAAACTagttaactaaattttttttccttttaactttCAATTAATGCTTGCCTTATATCAGAACCGTAATTAGCATAAGCGTATTAATTAAGCAATTGCGGTTTTGTTTCAGAGGGAAGCTATACCTTTCAAGCCCTACACACACCGTTATCATGTACCCTATACAGCATCAGGGAGTACATCTCCTCTTTGGTACTCCATCAAGAGAGCTTCAACATATATCATTGTCTTGTCTTCCTACTCAGCTTATGgtattaattttactatttaactTATTTGTGTGTTGTCAAACAGGCAATAGCAGTCTATAACACATAATTAAATGATGAGCATATGGGATTCCATTTTAGTGGACTTTTCACTAGAACTTAGGGTGATTCATCTTATTACATTAGTGGAAAAAAAAGCTTCATGAGGAAAACTTGGTTCATTGTTTTCTGCCTCATGTAAAAGAACCAAGAAGTTGTAGTTAGCTGCCTTTTAAGTTTGAACTGTTTGTATGCATGTAGCTGATGAAGATATCTGGAAATATATCAATTATCTACTGAAAATGCCTATTGCAGGGACATCCACACCTCAGTACAAATGGCTTGAAAGGGAGCTTCCAAAAGTGAACCGGACAGAAACACCATGGCTCATTGTTCTTATGCATTCTCCTTTTTACAACAGTTATGTACATCATTATATGGAAGGGGAGTCCATGAGAGTAATGTTTGAGCCATGGTTTGTGGAGTACAAGGTTGATGTTGTATTCGCTGGACACGTCCATGCATATGAGAGATCCGTAAGTTCACATCCTCTGTTCTAGAATTTTTCTTGGAAAAATAACTTTGCGAGTTATTGCAGTTACATAATGGTCCTTTGGCCTTACAATGCAGTATGTTTCTCCCTAATTTGATACTCACATCGCTTTGATATGATAATTTGTGTAACACTGACTGCAGGAACGCATATCGAATATTGCGTATAACATTGTTAATGGATTGTGCACTCCCATAAAGGATCCATCTGCTCCGGTGTACTTGACCATTGGAGATGGAGGAAATCTGGAAGGATTGGTGACAGAGTAAGCAATCTCGTTTTAAGATCCATCTCTCCTTGAATCAAAATTCTCTCTGTTGTGATCATTTATCAGTGTTGGTGTTATTGAACAGGATGACAGAGCCACAGCCGAACTACTCGGCGTATCGTGAAGCCAGTTTTGGTCATGGAATACTGGAAATTAAGAACAGGACTCATGCTTACTTTGGTTGGCATCGAAATCAAGACGGTTATGCTGTGGAAGCGGATTCCCTATGGTTGAACAATAGATATTGGAGCGTTTCAGATTCAGAAGAATTATCTGTAGCCACTGCCACCATATGATTTTACATTGTGTCACTTTAGCTAGACAGCCCAATTATATCTGTCAAGGTGTTTTTATTCATTGCAAAACTTACAAGTTTTACTTCCAGTAAATGTAAGGTATTGGGAATAAATGGCTAAAACTGGAATAACCATTAACCAAGCACGTGGTGGTTGCCTTGCGACATGGAAAATGGAGCCCCAGGAATTCTATACTAGACTCGATCTTTGTAAAAACTCTGGAAACAGCCAAAACATTGTAGAATCTCTATACTATTGGGGGCGGGGGGTAAAGTTTTATTATAAAGATAATGCATGTGGGTTTGGAAATGTGAGGGAGATCTCTATTAATGAAGTGAGGGAGGGTCCCATGATTGCTTTTCTTTAGACTCATTAGGGAAATTATATGTTAGCCGAGTTTTTTTAATCTCCAacttttagttaaaagtaaaaaaaaaatgtcaCTTGTCGTTTAATTAGTTAATGTATCATATTAATAATTTGTTATTGATTAACGAcagtttgaataataaaataaaaaaaacaattatttataattcactATTTATAGATTTGACATTGGTGCTTTTATATGTTAGTTAGATTATGGTACTTAATCTTGTCATAATTGATGCTTTGTTCCTGTCAAAATAGAACAGAAACTATCCGTTCATCTATTTTTGTCCTTTTTGTTTCTCTGTTcggtttatttttaaaatttaatgtgtcAAACATATATTACATGCATAATGTTATGTCTGTTTGTTATTTCACATATTACTTATAAAAAAAAGTAGTTAATAGATTTAACCATTATCGTTTGTatcaagattaaaattttgaaattaaaaaaagtaaagctACTAAGAATGATCCAATTAGTAAACAtgaactaaatctataactttacaCATAATACAagactaataacataatttaaccaaacaaagTTTACTGTTACTAttggttaggactaaaattttaaaaatcaaaaagtacaaggactaaaattgatcaaattaaaggaGAGGtactaaatttacaatttacacAAAGTATAGGGTTTAATAGCAGAATTTGACCATAAAGTTATGTAGATCAAAGCTAAAGTTTAacatatttaaatgaaattaaagatttaaaaggaaaaaagcGAGGGGACAAATACAGAAAGCAACTAGATTGAAATATTGCAGACATATGTGTTCAATGATTGTCTGCACATAACTGCAGGAGGTTGTAGTTCAACCCTCCATCAGTTATTCCATTGGTTACTTTCGGCTTATCACtaccattttatcattttttaaagaataatcAGATCATATTTTggtattaaattaataaactCACTCATGTCTGAATATAAAAATGGGTGGGCATAAGGTTTAATGAGCAGACCTTCCTCTAATTAGCGGCAGTCGACTGTGGTTCATATCATGAAACCACTTAGACAACTCTTTaatcatggttaaatttttatcTCATAACCCAAACCTCCGAGAATAATAAAGAAgataagaatattatttaattctTACTTTTTTGAGGTGTGGCAGATCCATTTTACAATTTCCTCAGTTTTATGTATTGTATTCTTATAGAAGTTATTCATTCTATTGAAAGCATATTCTAAAAATAGACACTAGTGAAGGGAATTTTACCAAACAGTCAAAATATACATGAACTAGAAACCAAGAGTCAGTTTCAGTAGGTGTGTTGAAGAGATTCTACAAAGATGGCCTTGCTGAAAGTCTTTGACCCTTGTGCCATTTGTCTCCTCTGTTTGGTATTGAGTGCATCTGAGTTGTGCAATGGAGGAATAACTGGTAACTTTCTAAGGAAAGAGTATTCTCCAGATATGCCCCTTGACAGTGATGTTTTCCAAGTTCCTCCTGGTTATAACGCACCTCAACAGGTAACGCTTATTTCTCTTACTAAACTTCTTCCAATATTTTAATGGGTTGTTTTAAACCTTAGATAGCTGGTTTTCTGAATCATGATAGGTCCATATAACACAAGGGATACTGATGGGAGGGGAGTGATCATCTCTTGGATAACTCCTGATGAACCTGGCTCTGACACAGTTCTCTACTGGTCTGAAAATAGTAAGCATAAGAATCGTGCCGAGGGGATTTTTGTC
The genomic region above belongs to Gossypium hirsutum isolate 1008001.06 chromosome D05, Gossypium_hirsutum_v2.1, whole genome shotgun sequence and contains:
- the LOC107905479 gene encoding purple acid phosphatase 2-like precursor; translated protein: MVAARWNCFSFQLVFAISFISSIAEVCNGGRTSSFVRNSDLSRDMPLDSDVFRVPPGYNAPQQVHITQGDHLGNAVIVSWVTPDEPGSNSVFYWAENSELKNSAQGIVLTYKYFNYTSGFIHHCTIRDLEFDTKYYYEVGIGNSSRRFWFVTPPAIGPDVPYTFGLIGDLGQTHDSNSTLTHYELNPAKGQTLLFLGDLSYADAYPFHDNARWDTWGRFIERNAAYQPWIWTAGNHEIDVVPAIREAIPFKPYTHRYHVPYTASGSTSPLWYSIKRASTYIIVLSSYSAYGTSTPQYKWLERELPKVNRTETPWLIVLMHSPFYNSYVHHYMEGESMRVMFEPWFVEYKVDVVFAGHVHAYERSERISNIAYNIVNGLCTPIKDPSAPVYLTIGDGGNLEGLVTEMTEPQPNYSAYREASFGHGILEIKNRTHAYFGWHRNQDGYAVEADSLWLNNRYWSVSDSEELSVATATI